A genomic segment from Actinomadura hallensis encodes:
- a CDS encoding AAA family ATPase, whose protein sequence is MGETAPMAMDQVGSPAELAAMLDAHAYLCDEGLATACYLALRMGRPLFLEGEAGVGKTELAKTLARGLGAPLIRLQCYEGLDASQALYDWDFPRQLLHLRAAEAAGVDDVARLEGELYDRRFLLARPLLQALETSPSVLLVDELDRADDEFEAFLLEVLSDFTITVPELGTIRAERPPVVVVTSNRTREVHDALKRRCLYHWLEHPSFDREVAIIRRRLPGATERLAGQVARVAQRMRETDLLKPPGVAETIDWTEALVALGVRDLDPGTAAVTLGAVLKYREDQQRVLGGGLEALLNGG, encoded by the coding sequence GTGGGGGAGACGGCGCCGATGGCGATGGACCAGGTCGGATCGCCCGCGGAACTCGCGGCGATGCTCGACGCGCACGCCTACCTGTGCGACGAGGGGCTCGCGACCGCGTGCTACCTCGCGCTGCGCATGGGGCGGCCGCTGTTCCTGGAGGGCGAGGCCGGGGTCGGCAAGACCGAGCTGGCCAAAACGCTCGCGCGGGGCCTCGGCGCGCCGCTGATCCGGCTGCAGTGCTACGAGGGCCTGGACGCGTCCCAGGCCCTGTACGACTGGGACTTCCCCCGCCAGCTCCTGCACCTGCGCGCCGCCGAGGCCGCGGGCGTCGACGACGTGGCGCGGCTGGAGGGCGAGCTGTACGACCGGCGGTTCCTGCTGGCCAGGCCGCTGCTCCAGGCGCTGGAGACCTCGCCGAGCGTCCTGCTGGTGGACGAGCTCGACCGCGCCGACGACGAGTTCGAGGCGTTCCTCCTGGAGGTCCTCAGCGACTTCACGATCACCGTCCCGGAGCTGGGCACGATCCGGGCGGAGCGTCCCCCGGTCGTCGTGGTCACCTCCAACCGCACCCGCGAGGTCCACGACGCGCTGAAGCGCCGCTGCCTGTACCACTGGCTGGAGCACCCGTCGTTCGACCGGGAGGTCGCCATCATCCGGCGGCGGCTGCCCGGCGCGACCGAGCGGCTCGCCGGTCAGGTCGCGCGCGTCGCGCAGCGGATGCGCGAGACCGACCTGCTGAAGCCGCCCGGGGTCGCCGAGACGATCGACTGGACCGAGGCGCTCGTCGCCCTCGGCGTCCGCGACCTCGACCCCGGCACCGCGGCGGTGACGCTCGGCGCCGTCCTGAAGTACCGCGAGGACCAGCAGCGCGTCCTCGGCGGCGGCCTAGAGGCACTGCTCAACGGGGGGTGA
- a CDS encoding PH domain-containing protein, which yields MTEVPELPTVWRPRVTRIVAYTTAGVVVVTLAVLAVVVAPQFGLSDRVFIVAFGLFVAWVLHMFARCRVVAEESGITVVNAFRTRRFEWPEVLDVSMAEGEPWPTLDLADGTSTSAMGINGTEKALAARQLAELKALLRVRGETPDPH from the coding sequence TTGACTGAGGTACCGGAGCTGCCGACCGTGTGGCGTCCCCGCGTCACACGGATCGTCGCCTACACCACGGCGGGCGTGGTCGTCGTCACCCTGGCCGTGCTCGCCGTGGTCGTGGCGCCGCAATTCGGGCTGTCCGACCGCGTCTTCATCGTCGCGTTCGGCCTCTTCGTGGCGTGGGTCCTGCACATGTTCGCCCGCTGCCGCGTCGTCGCCGAGGAGTCGGGCATCACGGTCGTGAACGCGTTCCGCACGCGGCGGTTCGAGTGGCCCGAGGTGCTGGACGTCAGCATGGCCGAGGGCGAGCCCTGGCCGACGCTCGACCTCGCGGACGGCACCTCGACCAGCGCGATGGGCATCAACGGCACCGAGAAGGCCCTGGCGGCCCGGCAGCTCGCCGAGCTCAAGGCCCTCCTCCGCGTCCGCGGCGAGACCCCCGACCCCCACTGA
- the hisG gene encoding ATP phosphoribosyltransferase gives MLSLVLPKGSLEKATMQLFDAADLTVQRSSDRDYRASIDDPRIDRVRVLRPQEIPTYIEQGLFDLGITGRDWIAETDADVVSLGELKYSKATSNPVRVIMAVPEGAPWQQVSDLPEGVRISTEFPALTRRFLDKHGVKATVVPSYGATEAKVPDIVDAIVDLTETGSSLRKNGLRILDTLLTSYTELVANREAYEDAEKRAAMEDISLLLQGAIRARGKVLLKLNVAQSDLQKVLEIMPSMSSPTVTSLAGGDSHAVESVVAKRGVNRLIPALKAAGAHDILEIPIAKIVD, from the coding sequence GTGCTGTCACTAGTCCTGCCCAAGGGGTCGCTGGAGAAGGCGACCATGCAGCTGTTCGACGCCGCCGACCTCACCGTCCAGCGCTCGTCGGACCGCGACTACCGCGCCTCCATCGACGACCCCCGCATCGACCGGGTCCGCGTCCTGCGCCCGCAGGAGATCCCGACCTACATCGAGCAGGGCCTGTTCGACCTCGGCATCACCGGCCGCGACTGGATCGCCGAGACCGACGCCGACGTGGTGAGCCTCGGCGAGCTCAAGTACTCCAAGGCGACCTCCAACCCCGTCCGCGTGATCATGGCGGTGCCGGAAGGCGCGCCGTGGCAGCAGGTGTCGGACCTGCCGGAGGGCGTCCGGATCTCCACCGAGTTCCCCGCCCTCACCCGGCGGTTCCTCGACAAGCACGGCGTCAAGGCGACGGTCGTCCCGTCCTACGGCGCGACCGAGGCGAAGGTCCCCGACATCGTCGACGCCATCGTCGACCTCACCGAGACCGGATCGTCGCTGCGCAAGAACGGCCTGCGCATCCTCGACACGCTGCTGACCAGCTACACCGAGCTGGTCGCGAACCGCGAGGCCTACGAGGACGCGGAGAAGCGCGCCGCGATGGAGGACATCTCCCTCCTCCTGCAGGGCGCGATCCGGGCGCGCGGTAAGGTCCTGCTGAAGCTGAACGTCGCCCAGTCCGACCTGCAGAAGGTCCTGGAGATCATGCCGTCGATGTCCTCGCCCACGGTCACGTCCCTGGCCGGCGGCGACTCGCACGCCGTCGAGTCCGTGGTCGCCAAGCGCGGCGTCAACCGGCTGATCCCGGCGCTGAAGGCGGCCGGGGCGCACGACATCCTCGAGATCCCCATCGCGAAGATCGTTGACTGA
- the ribH gene encoding 6,7-dimethyl-8-ribityllumazine synthase — protein sequence MSGEGRPETNAVDAAGLTLGIVATRWHGRITDQLLDRALAAAKACGVDDPVVARVAGALELPVVAQQLARDLDAVVCLGAVIRGATAHFDYVCDSVTAGVTRVALDEATPVGNGVLTCDTIEQALERSGLPGSSEDKGWEATVAALDTALTLRGLRHHGHTGRGLEHS from the coding sequence ATGAGCGGCGAAGGACGCCCCGAGACGAACGCGGTGGACGCCGCCGGGCTCACGCTCGGCATCGTCGCGACCCGCTGGCACGGGCGCATCACCGACCAGCTGCTGGACCGCGCGCTCGCGGCCGCCAAGGCGTGCGGCGTCGACGACCCGGTCGTCGCCCGCGTCGCGGGCGCGCTGGAGCTGCCGGTGGTCGCGCAGCAGCTGGCCCGCGACCTCGACGCCGTCGTCTGCCTCGGCGCGGTCATCCGCGGCGCCACCGCGCATTTCGACTACGTGTGCGACTCCGTCACCGCGGGTGTGACCCGCGTCGCGCTCGATGAGGCGACGCCGGTGGGCAACGGGGTCCTCACATGTGACACCATTGAGCAGGCACTGGAACGCAGCGGGCTGCCCGGCAGCTCCGAGGACAAGGGATGGGAGGCGACGGTGGCCGCACTCGACACGGCACTGACCCTGCGAGGCCTGCGGCATCACGGTCACACCGGGCGCGGCCTGGAGCATAGCTAG
- a CDS encoding bifunctional 3,4-dihydroxy-2-butanone-4-phosphate synthase/GTP cyclohydrolase II, with the protein MIGDSVIDGVTGDGGIFDSVESALADIAAGRAVVVVDDEDRENEGDIIFAASKATPELLAFTIRYTSGVICVPMDGADLDRLQIPLMTAQNTERMRTAYTISVDARHGVSTGISAADRAHTIRTLSDPASEPDDLVRPGHIFPLRYREGGVLRRRGHTEAAVDLARLAGLAPAGVLAEVVNDDGTMARLPELQVFAKEHGLKLISIEQLAEYRRRTEPMVTRVVETRLPNRYGMWRAVGFSSAADGGEHVAMILGDVGDGDDVLIRVHSECLTGDVLHSERCDCGTQLDAAMERIAQEGRGIVLYLRGHEGRGIGLLAKLRAYALQDNGSDTVDANLELGLPADAREYSNAAHMLRDLGVRSVRVLTNNPAKLKGLEGYGLDVRGRESMPVVVTEHNRRYLTVKRDRLGHQIEGLA; encoded by the coding sequence GTGATCGGCGACAGTGTGATCGACGGTGTGACCGGCGACGGCGGCATCTTCGACTCCGTCGAGTCCGCGCTCGCCGACATCGCGGCGGGACGCGCCGTCGTGGTCGTCGACGACGAGGACCGCGAGAACGAGGGCGACATCATCTTCGCCGCCTCGAAGGCGACCCCGGAGCTGCTGGCCTTCACGATCCGTTACACCAGCGGCGTCATCTGCGTCCCGATGGACGGCGCCGACCTCGACCGCCTGCAGATCCCCCTCATGACGGCGCAGAACACCGAGCGCATGCGCACCGCGTACACGATCAGCGTGGACGCGCGGCACGGCGTCTCCACCGGGATCTCCGCCGCCGACCGGGCCCACACGATCCGGACGCTGTCCGACCCGGCGTCGGAGCCCGACGACCTGGTCCGGCCCGGCCACATCTTCCCGCTGCGCTACCGCGAGGGCGGCGTCCTGCGCCGGCGGGGCCACACCGAGGCGGCCGTCGACCTCGCGAGGCTCGCCGGTCTCGCGCCCGCGGGCGTCCTCGCCGAGGTGGTCAACGACGACGGCACCATGGCGCGGCTCCCGGAGCTCCAGGTCTTCGCCAAGGAGCACGGGCTCAAGCTCATCTCGATCGAGCAGCTCGCCGAGTACCGCAGGCGCACCGAGCCGATGGTCACCCGCGTGGTGGAGACCCGCCTGCCCAACCGGTACGGGATGTGGCGCGCGGTCGGCTTCTCCAGCGCCGCCGACGGCGGCGAGCACGTCGCGATGATCCTGGGCGACGTCGGCGACGGCGACGACGTCCTCATCCGCGTCCACTCCGAATGCCTCACCGGCGACGTCCTGCACTCCGAGCGCTGCGACTGCGGGACCCAGCTGGACGCTGCCATGGAGCGCATCGCGCAGGAGGGGCGCGGCATCGTCCTGTACCTGCGCGGGCACGAGGGACGCGGCATCGGGCTCCTCGCCAAGCTGCGGGCGTACGCGCTGCAGGACAACGGGTCCGACACCGTCGACGCCAACCTCGAACTCGGGCTCCCCGCCGACGCGCGCGAGTACTCCAACGCGGCCCACATGCTGCGTGACCTCGGAGTACGCTCGGTGCGGGTGCTCACCAACAATCCGGCGAAGCTCAAGGGCCTGGAGGGCTACGGCCTGGACGTGCGCGGGCGCGAGTCGATGCCCGTCGTCGTCACCGAGCACAACCGGCGCTACCTGACGGTCAAGCGCGACCGTCTCGGACACCAGATCGAAGGACTCGCATGA
- a CDS encoding riboflavin synthase, giving the protein MFTGIVEELGEITGIEPRGDSVTLTVRGPLVTEDAVHGASIAVNGVCLTVVDVQDDAFTADVIKETLDKSSLGVLEPGSKVNLERPVRLSDRLGGHLVQGHVDGVGTIISREPGERWDVVTVSLPADLGRYLVDKGSITVDGISLTVVEAGADRFSVALIPTTLAMTTLGHKKPGDPVNLEVDVVAKYVERMLGDRS; this is encoded by the coding sequence ATGTTCACCGGCATCGTCGAGGAACTCGGCGAGATCACGGGGATCGAGCCCCGCGGCGACTCGGTCACGCTCACGGTGCGCGGGCCGCTCGTCACCGAGGACGCCGTGCACGGAGCGTCGATCGCCGTCAACGGCGTCTGCCTCACCGTCGTGGACGTCCAGGACGACGCCTTCACCGCCGACGTCATCAAGGAGACCCTCGACAAGTCCAGCCTCGGCGTGCTGGAACCCGGCTCCAAGGTCAACCTCGAACGCCCCGTCCGGCTCTCCGACCGGCTCGGCGGGCACCTGGTCCAAGGCCACGTGGACGGCGTCGGCACGATCATCTCCCGCGAGCCGGGGGAGCGCTGGGACGTCGTCACGGTGTCCCTGCCCGCCGACCTCGGCCGCTACCTCGTGGACAAGGGCTCCATCACCGTGGACGGCATCAGCCTCACCGTGGTCGAGGCCGGCGCGGACCGGTTCAGCGTCGCCCTCATCCCCACGACGCTCGCCATGACGACGCTGGGGCACAAGAAGCCCGGCGACCCGGTGAACCTCGAGGTCGACGTCGTGGCCAAGTACGTCGAACGCATGCTGGGAGACCGCTCATGA
- a CDS encoding DoxX family protein, whose translation MDVVALIARIAFTLIFLGAGAGHLTATTAMAGYAASKKVPQPKLAVQVSGVYILVASVMLILGIWPDLAALALVPFLLLTAFVFHDFWNQESPEARQQEQLQFLKDLSLAGGALALFVLYASEGHPGLNLVAPLFA comes from the coding sequence ATGGATGTCGTCGCTCTCATCGCCCGGATCGCCTTCACGCTGATCTTCCTCGGCGCCGGCGCCGGCCACCTCACCGCCACCACCGCCATGGCCGGTTACGCGGCGTCCAAGAAGGTGCCGCAGCCGAAGCTCGCCGTCCAGGTCTCGGGCGTCTACATCCTCGTGGCGTCGGTCATGCTCATCCTGGGCATCTGGCCCGACCTCGCCGCGCTCGCCCTCGTCCCGTTCCTGCTGCTCACGGCGTTCGTGTTCCACGACTTCTGGAACCAGGAGTCGCCGGAGGCGCGCCAGCAGGAGCAGCTCCAGTTCCTCAAGGACCTCTCCCTCGCCGGCGGAGCCCTGGCCCTCTTCGTCCTCTACGCCTCGGAGGGCCACCCCGGCCTGAACCTGGTCGCCCCCCTGTTCGCCTGA
- the rpe gene encoding ribulose-phosphate 3-epimerase codes for MAPQISPSILSADFARLSEEVGRIADAADWVHVDVMDNHFVPNLTLGLPVVEALLKHSPLPLDCHLMIEDPDRWAPEYAEAGAQSVTIHAEAAKAPVRTLRAIRAAGARAGLGINPGTPVEGYADILGEIDMLLIMTVEPGFGGQKFLDVVLPKVRRARELIKGRDLPVWLQVDGGVSAETIERCAEAGADVFVAGSAVYGADDPAEAVRKLRGQAEEATAKADW; via the coding sequence ATGGCTCCACAGATCTCACCCAGCATCCTGTCCGCCGACTTCGCGCGCCTGTCCGAGGAGGTCGGGCGCATCGCCGACGCGGCCGACTGGGTCCACGTCGACGTCATGGACAACCACTTCGTCCCCAACCTGACCCTCGGGCTGCCGGTCGTCGAGGCGCTGCTCAAGCACAGCCCCCTTCCCCTCGACTGCCACCTCATGATCGAGGACCCCGACCGCTGGGCGCCGGAGTACGCCGAGGCGGGGGCGCAGAGCGTGACCATCCACGCCGAGGCGGCCAAGGCCCCCGTCCGCACCCTGCGCGCCATCCGCGCCGCCGGCGCGCGCGCGGGCCTGGGCATCAACCCGGGCACCCCCGTGGAGGGCTACGCGGACATCCTGGGCGAGATCGACATGCTCCTCATCATGACCGTGGAGCCGGGCTTCGGCGGCCAGAAGTTCCTGGACGTCGTCCTGCCGAAGGTCCGCCGCGCCCGCGAGCTCATCAAGGGCCGCGACCTTCCCGTCTGGCTCCAGGTGGACGGCGGGGTCAGCGCTGAGACCATCGAGCGCTGCGCCGAGGCGGGAGCCGACGTGTTCGTCGCGGGCAGCGCCGTCTACGGGGCCGACGACCCCGCCGAGGCGGTCCGCAAGCTGCGCGGCCAGGCCGAGGAGGCCACGGCCAAGGCCGACTGGTGA
- a CDS encoding phosphatase PAP2 family protein, with the protein MLTGFWHLMSFLGSAAFYVPVVLVLFWCAASRRAARGAVILLSGAYLVAVLKLVFHDPRPYWTDPAIEGEQPDSSFGMPSGHAHNAVVAWGFAAAQTRRRALWAGAAVIIVLVGLSRVYLGVHSIGQVLSGWAIGLGLLVAALVAEPFLVRWWTRLHLALQLAMALAVSLLLLAAAWAAIQPLEGWQWPNAWAQEIRESGGETGPVTLADPARAAGGVGGVLAGLSVLGTRGWFDAAGSARRVLARLAVALGGAAAVQIPVLLFGGSHPLQAFAVQALLGLWATAGAPEAFVRLRLAARPTPALTPPGEEPTELRQ; encoded by the coding sequence GTGCTGACCGGCTTCTGGCACCTGATGTCGTTCCTGGGCAGCGCGGCCTTCTACGTCCCCGTGGTCCTCGTGCTGTTCTGGTGCGCGGCCTCCCGCCGGGCCGCGCGGGGCGCGGTCATCCTGCTGTCCGGCGCCTACCTCGTCGCGGTCCTCAAGCTGGTCTTCCACGACCCCCGCCCCTACTGGACGGACCCCGCGATCGAGGGCGAGCAGCCGGACTCGTCGTTCGGGATGCCGTCCGGCCACGCGCACAACGCCGTCGTCGCCTGGGGTTTCGCGGCCGCCCAGACCCGGCGCCGGGCCCTGTGGGCGGGCGCCGCCGTCATCATCGTCCTGGTCGGGCTGTCCCGCGTCTATCTCGGTGTCCACTCCATCGGCCAGGTTCTGAGCGGATGGGCCATCGGCCTAGGCCTCCTGGTGGCGGCCCTAGTCGCGGAGCCCTTCCTCGTCCGCTGGTGGACCCGCCTGCACCTCGCACTGCAACTGGCGATGGCCCTGGCCGTCTCCCTGCTGCTCCTGGCGGCGGCATGGGCGGCGATTCAGCCCCTCGAAGGCTGGCAATGGCCCAACGCCTGGGCGCAGGAGATCAGGGAGTCCGGCGGCGAGACCGGGCCCGTCACGCTCGCCGACCCCGCCCGCGCCGCGGGCGGGGTCGGCGGAGTCCTGGCGGGGCTGTCCGTCCTCGGGACGCGCGGCTGGTTCGACGCCGCCGGGAGCGCCCGGCGGGTCCTGGCGCGCCTGGCCGTCGCCCTGGGCGGCGCCGCGGCGGTCCAGATCCCCGTCCTCCTGTTCGGCGGCTCCCACCCGCTCCAGGCTTTCGCCGTTCAGGCGCTCCTGGGCCTCTGGGCAACGGCCGGGGCGCCGGAGGCGTTCGTCCGGCTCCGCTTGGCGGCCCGCCCCACACCCGCTCTCACCCCGCCGGGTGAAGAGCCCACCGAACTGCGCCAATAG
- a CDS encoding RsmB/NOP family class I SAM-dependent RNA methyltransferase, which produces MPPARGRRRAPNRRPGGPRKTGRPQDLVRRTAFDVIRAVETRDAYANLLLPARLRDRGLSGRDAALATELTYGTLRGRGTYDAVLALCSDRELRRIDGPLLDVLRLGAHQILGTRIPSHAAVGTAVDLARSVAGPGQAKFANAVLRKVAARDLDAWLQIVAPADADTTTRLSVAYSHPKWIVSSLRDAVGADEIEELLAADNARPRVTLVARPGQATVEELYEAGAEPAPYSPYAAVLTEGDPANIAAVREGRAAVQDEASQLVALALTEAPLDGRDELWADLCAGPGGKAGLLAAVAAQRDARLLASDVAPHRAGLVRRAVDDRTAVIAADGTAPAWRQGAFDRVIVDAPCTGLGALRRRPEARWRRGPEAIAELGPLQRGLLASALDAVRPGGVVAYVTCSPHLAETRVVVDDVLRGRDDVERLDAPSVLTSVAHDLTGLGNGPYAQFWPHRHGTDAMFLALLRRT; this is translated from the coding sequence ATGCCGCCCGCCCGTGGCCGCCGCCGCGCCCCGAACCGCAGGCCCGGCGGTCCCCGCAAGACGGGTCGTCCCCAGGACCTGGTCCGCCGCACCGCGTTCGACGTGATCCGCGCGGTGGAGACCCGGGACGCCTACGCCAACCTGCTGCTGCCCGCCCGCCTGCGCGACCGCGGCCTCAGCGGGCGCGACGCCGCCCTCGCCACCGAGCTGACCTACGGCACGCTGCGCGGCCGCGGCACCTACGACGCGGTGCTGGCGCTGTGCAGCGACCGTGAGCTGCGCCGCATCGACGGGCCGCTCCTGGACGTCCTGCGCCTCGGCGCGCACCAGATCCTCGGGACCCGCATCCCCTCGCACGCCGCGGTGGGGACCGCCGTGGACCTGGCCCGCTCGGTCGCCGGCCCGGGGCAGGCCAAGTTCGCCAACGCGGTGCTCCGCAAGGTCGCGGCACGCGACCTGGACGCGTGGCTGCAGATCGTGGCCCCCGCCGACGCCGACACGACGACCCGCCTGTCCGTCGCCTACAGCCACCCCAAGTGGATCGTGTCCTCCCTGAGGGACGCCGTGGGCGCCGATGAGATCGAGGAACTCCTCGCCGCCGACAACGCCCGCCCGCGCGTCACCCTCGTCGCCCGCCCCGGCCAGGCCACCGTGGAGGAGCTGTACGAGGCGGGCGCCGAGCCCGCCCCGTACTCGCCCTACGCGGCCGTGCTGACAGAAGGGGACCCGGCGAACATCGCCGCCGTCCGCGAGGGGCGCGCCGCCGTCCAGGACGAGGCGAGCCAGCTGGTCGCCCTGGCCCTGACCGAGGCCCCCTTGGACGGCCGGGACGAACTCTGGGCCGACCTGTGCGCCGGCCCCGGCGGCAAGGCGGGTCTCCTGGCGGCCGTCGCCGCACAGCGCGACGCGCGCCTGCTGGCCTCCGATGTGGCGCCCCACCGCGCCGGGCTCGTCCGCCGCGCGGTCGACGACCGCACCGCAGTGATCGCCGCGGACGGCACCGCCCCCGCCTGGCGGCAGGGGGCGTTCGACAGGGTCATCGTGGACGCGCCCTGCACCGGCCTGGGGGCGCTCCGGCGCCGCCCGGAGGCCCGCTGGCGCCGCGGTCCCGAGGCCATCGCCGAACTCGGCCCCCTCCAGCGCGGGCTGCTGGCCTCCGCCCTGGACGCCGTCCGCCCCGGCGGCGTGGTCGCCTACGTCACCTGCTCGCCCCACCTCGCCGAGACACGGGTGGTGGTCGACGACGTCCTGCGCGGCCGTGACGACGTGGAGCGCCTTGACGCACCGTCCGTCCTGACGTCGGTGGCGCATGACCTGACCGGATTGGGGAACGGCCCCTACGCCCAGTTCTGGCCGCACCGCCACGGTACAGACGCGATGTTCCTGGCATTGCTGCGCCGCACTTGA
- the fmt gene encoding methionyl-tRNA formyltransferase, giving the protein MRLVFAGTPETALPSLRALLESSHEVVAVVTRPDGRAGRGRRLSPSPVAEFAAEAGIEVLKPSRAGDPEFLDRLREIAPDCCPVVAYGALLPPEALEIPRYGWVNLHFSLLPAWRGAAPVQRAILHGDDMTGAATFQIEEGLDTGPVYGVLTEPIRPDDTAGDLLERLAVAGADLLVDTMNGIEQGVLEPRPQPTEGVSHAAKLTPEDARVDWSSPALHIDRLIRACTPAPGAWTTFRDTRVKLGPVRLRPDAEKLPPGELRPGKHEVLVGTATHPVALGDVQPQGKRRMPAADWARGLDLTDKDAFH; this is encoded by the coding sequence GTGCGGCTCGTCTTCGCCGGTACGCCCGAGACCGCGCTCCCGTCCCTGAGAGCGCTTCTGGAGTCCTCGCACGAGGTCGTGGCGGTCGTGACCCGGCCGGACGGCCGCGCGGGCCGTGGGCGCCGCCTGAGCCCCAGCCCGGTGGCGGAGTTCGCCGCCGAGGCCGGCATCGAGGTGCTCAAGCCCTCCAGGGCCGGCGATCCCGAGTTCCTCGACCGGCTCCGCGAGATCGCTCCCGACTGCTGCCCGGTCGTCGCCTACGGGGCGCTGCTTCCCCCCGAGGCTTTGGAGATCCCCCGGTACGGCTGGGTGAACCTCCACTTCTCGCTGCTGCCCGCGTGGCGCGGCGCCGCGCCCGTGCAGCGCGCCATCCTGCACGGCGACGACATGACCGGCGCGGCCACGTTCCAGATCGAGGAGGGGCTCGACACCGGTCCCGTCTACGGCGTGCTCACCGAGCCGATCCGGCCGGACGACACCGCCGGCGACCTGCTGGAGAGGCTCGCGGTCGCAGGGGCGGACCTGCTGGTGGACACGATGAACGGCATCGAGCAGGGCGTCCTGGAGCCGCGGCCCCAGCCCACGGAGGGCGTGTCCCACGCGGCCAAGCTGACGCCCGAGGACGCCCGCGTCGACTGGAGCAGCCCCGCCCTTCACATCGACCGCCTCATCCGGGCGTGCACGCCCGCTCCGGGCGCGTGGACGACCTTCCGCGACACCAGGGTCAAGCTCGGCCCGGTCCGCCTGAGGCCCGACGCCGAGAAGCTTCCGCCCGGCGAGCTGCGCCCCGGCAAGCACGAGGTGCTGGTGGGGACGGCCACGCATCCGGTCGCCCTGGGCGACGTCCAGCCCCAGGGGAAGCGCCGCATGCCCGCCGCCGACTGGGCGCGCGGGCTCGACCTCACCGACAAGGACGCGTTCCACTGA
- the def gene encoding peptide deformylase gives MAVKPIRLFGDPVLRTPAEPVKDFDKELRQLVKDLTDTMIDAPGAGLAAPQLGVSLRVFTYYVDDRLGHLVNPTLDLSDEQETDDEGCLSLPGLSFPTPRAVRAVAKGFNMYGEPITLEGTHMLARCVQHETDHLDGVIFIDRMDPEQRKAAMKAIREAEWFGDPVPVVKESPHPTFGKAI, from the coding sequence TTGGCCGTCAAGCCCATCCGCCTTTTCGGTGACCCCGTGCTGCGCACGCCCGCGGAGCCGGTGAAGGACTTCGACAAGGAGCTGCGGCAGCTCGTCAAGGACCTCACCGACACGATGATCGACGCCCCTGGGGCGGGCCTGGCCGCGCCTCAGCTGGGGGTGAGCCTGCGGGTGTTCACCTACTACGTCGACGACCGGCTGGGCCACCTGGTCAATCCCACCCTGGACCTTTCGGACGAGCAGGAGACCGACGACGAGGGCTGCCTGTCGCTGCCGGGCCTGTCCTTCCCTACGCCGCGGGCGGTGCGGGCCGTGGCGAAGGGCTTCAACATGTACGGGGAGCCGATCACGCTCGAGGGCACGCACATGCTGGCCCGCTGCGTCCAGCACGAGACCGACCACCTCGACGGCGTCATCTTCATCGACCGGATGGACCCGGAGCAGCGCAAGGCCGCGATGAAGGCGATCCGGGAGGCCGAGTGGTTCGGCGACCCGGTGCCCGTCGTCAAGGAGTCGCCGCACCCCACCTTCGGGAAGGCGATCTGA